The Podospora pseudocomata strain CBS 415.72m chromosome 1 map unlocalized CBS415.72m_1, whole genome shotgun sequence genome has a segment encoding these proteins:
- the ryh1 gene encoding GTPase Ryh1 (BUSCO:EOG09264JHE; COG:U; EggNog:ENOG503NYN5), with product MAQTGAGGSYNNPLKKFKLVFLGEQSVGKTSLITRFMYDSFDNMYQATIGIDFLSKTMYLEDRTVRLQLWDTAGQERFRSLIPSYIRDSSVAVVVYDISNAKSFQNTRKWIDDVRAERGNDVIIVLVGNKTDLNDKREVTTAQGEEEARKNNLMFVETSAKAGHNVKNLFKKIAQALPGMEGADGSAAASAQASSQMIDVKSTTTPQQDGCGC from the exons ATGGCGCAAACAGGAGCGGGCGGGTCCTACAACAACCCGCTGAAGAAATTCAA GCTGGTATTTTTGGGCGAGCAAAGCG TCGGCAAGACATCTCTCATCACACGGTTCATGTACGACTCGTTCGATAACATGTACCAGGCCACCATTGGCATTgacttcctctccaag ACAATGTATCTTGAAGACAGGACAGTACGGCTTCAGCTTTGGGACACGGCAGGCCAAGAACGTTTCCGCAGCTTGATCCCCTCATATATCCGTGACTCGAGCGTTGCAGTAGTGGTCTACGATATATCAA ATGCCAAATCCTTCCAAAATACCCGGAAATGGATCGACGACGTCCGCGCAGAGCGAGGCAACGACGTCATCATTGTGCTGGTAGGCAACAAGACGGATCTCAACGACAAGCGTGAGGTTACCACCGCccagggtgaggaggaagcgcGCAAGAACAACCTCATGTTTGTCGAGACCAGTGCCAAGGCGGGTCACAACGTCAAGAACCTCTTCAAAAAGATTGCGCAGGCTCTGCCCGGGATGGAAGGGGCTGACGGGtcggctgctgcttctgcgcAGGCCAGCTCCCAAATGATCGATGTTAAGAGCACAACTACACCACAACAAGACGGGTGTGGTTGCTAG
- the RLP24 gene encoding ATPase-activating ribosome biosynthesis protein (EggNog:ENOG503NWVT; COG:J), producing MRVDNCFFCGRPAWPSKGITFMRNDGKSFRFCRSKCHKNFKMKRNPRKLKWTKAYRKNAGKEMTVDSTLQFAARRNVPVRYDRELFAKTLKAMERISEIKARRERIFYKKRMAGKRAREVAAARKLVADNEHLLPRLRGSEKRRLAELAAERGVDVEELEREELAAKASGKKSKAFGGEVKRLRVRIDGGVEEITESFGGVVGEDDDEDDGFEDEDDEMDTD from the exons ATGCGCGTCGATAACTGTTTCTTCTGCGGTAGGCCCGCGTGGCCTAGCAAGGGTATCACCTTTATGCGCAACGATG GCAAATCCTTCCGCTTCTGCCGCTCAAAATGTCACAAGAACTTCAAGATGAAGCGCAACCCCCGCAAGCTCAAGTGGACAAAGGCCTATCGCAAGAACGCCGGCAAGGAGATGACGGTCGACAGCACTCTGCAGTTTGCCGCCCGCCGCAATGTGCCCGTCCGCTACGACCGCGAGCTCTTCGCCAAGACCCTCAAGGCCATGGAGCGCATCAGCGAAATCAAGGCCCGCCGCGAGAGAATCTTCTACAAGAAACGCATGGCCGGCAAGAGGGCACGCGAGGTTGCCGCGGCCAGGAAGCTGGTGGCTGACAACGAGCACTTGCTTCCCAGACTCAGGGGCagtgagaagaggaggttggctgAGTTGGCTGCTGAGAGGGGTGTCGATGTTGAGGAactggagagagaggagctCGCCGCCAAGGCTTCcgggaagaagagcaaggctttcggtggtgaggtgaagAGATTGAGGGTCAGGATTGACGGTGGGGTGGAGGAAATCACCGAGTCTTTTGGCGGTGTTGTgggcgaggatgacgatgaggacgacggattcgaggacgaggatgatgagatggataCCGACTGA
- a CDS encoding uncharacterized protein (BUSCO:EOG09263C55; COG:S; EggNog:ENOG503NZY5), with the protein MGIRFGSNPQRPVSQLSSTDPIAATVKGGACPCVRACHQPGDARCFSQATPGRSSALGGRHEQAARSIRPEPRIGCWPGHPRLTPRAWYFMRHVQGFLSYQSRTPAEILKTRTPLCVSGRVLWARLAVDENTKKKLLASNDWFDRQQPQPQSKMPVLKAPSGNTDAPSQYKQPSRKGKKAWRKNVDVTDITKGLDQLNTQKIIGGVIAEKDSADLFVLDVKGDASITKKFPKIKKGLKSDEILAARSAVPAVPMRKRPAHDKTTDGVLPVKRQRKEYVSGKELSRLKRVADGQHDSTVDIVDAAFDPWADEPQPEPEKAVELAFLPEKEKPKKPKTLEQQSILLSANGKPIPAVYVPKGGASYNPDFTEYRERLIEESEKAVEAEKKRLAELEAERIKLEAAARSAAEAEAAEARADLSEWEDDSAWEGFESAGEELSVKAKRPRRKTQAERNRIKRRKEEERRQKHEAAMKAKNAQAERIKQIALEVAEKERQLALEKAEFSDAEEIGDDEKLRRKQFGRYRLPEKDLELVLPDELQDSLRLLKPEGNLLKDRYRSMLVRGKMEARRKIPYKRLAKTKITEKWTYKDFQLPA; encoded by the exons ATGGGAATTCGGTTCGGCTCGAATCCACAACGCCCAGTCTCTCAACTCTCCTCAACAGACCCGATTGCGGCTACGGTGAAAGGGGGGGCGTGTCCATGCGTGCGTGCATGCCACCAGCCAGGCGACGCCCGCTGTTTTTCGCAAGCCACGCCTGGCCGTTCCAGCGCTCTTGGCGGCCGTCATGAGCAAGCAGCCAGAAGCATCAGGCCTGAACCTCGGATTGGGTGCTGGCCAGGTCACCCTCGCCTGACACCCCGTGCATGGTACTTTATGCGCCACGTGCAGGGGttcttatcttatcagtcACGAACACCCGCTGAAATTTTGAAAACCCGGACCCCACTTTGTGTCTCTGGCAGGGTGCTTTGGGCCAGACTCGCAGTCGACgaaaacaccaaaaaaaagttgCTTGCAAGCAACGACTGGTTCGACCGACAGCAACCACAGCCACAGTCCAAGATGCCTGTTCTCAAGGCCCCCTCGGGCAATACCGATGCCCCATCGCAGTACAAACAACCATCCaggaagggcaagaaggcgTGGCGCAAAAATGTCGACGTTACCGACATCACGAAGGGCCTTGACCAGCTGAATACTCAAAAGATTATTGG TGGAGTTATTGCGGAAAAGGATTCTGCCGATCTGTTCGTTCTCGACGTCAAAGGCGATGCCTCTATCACCAAGAAGTtccccaagatcaagaagggcCTCAAGTCAGATGAGATTCTTGCGGCTCGGTCAGCAGTACCGGCTGTGCCTATGCGCAAGCGCCCCGCTCACGACAAGACCACAGATGGTGTTCTTCCAGTCAAAAGGCAGCGCAAGGAGTATGTCAGCGGCAAGGAGCTCAGCAGATTAAAGAGGGTGGCAGATGGGCAACACGACTCAACGGTTGACATCGTCGATGCCGCATTTGACCCTTGGGCCGACGAGCCAcagccagagccagagaAGGCTGTCGAGCTGGCTTTCCTGCCCGAGAAagagaagcccaagaagcccaagaccCTCGAACAACAATCCATCTTACTCTCTGCCAACGGCAAACCGATCCCTGCTGTCTATGTACCCAAGGGTGGCGCCAGTTACAACCCCGACTTCACCGAGTATCGAGAACGGTTGATCGAGGAAAGCGAGAAGGCTgtggaggccgagaagaagcgTCTTGCCGAATTAGAAGCGGAAAGGATCAAACTTGAGGCCGCCGCTCGATCAGCCGCCGAGGCTGAAGCTGCCGAGGCAAGGGCGGATCTTTCAGAGTGGGAGGACGATTCTGCTTGGGAAGGATTCGAGAGTGCGGGAGAGGAGCTCAGTGTCAAGGCCAAGCGGCCAAGACGCAAAACACAGGCTGAGAGAAACAGAAtcaagagaagaaaggagGAAGAACGGAGGCAGAAGCACGAAGCAGCCATGAAGGCAAAGAATGCCCAGGCTGAGCGGATCAAGCAAATTGCGTTGGAGGTGGCAGAGAAGGAAAGGCAGTTGGCCCTTGAAAAGGCCGAGTTCAGTGATGCGGAGGAGATTGGTGATGACGAGAAGCTGCGGAGGAAACAGTTTGGCCGGTACAGGCTGCCGGAGAAGGACTTGGAGCTTGTGCTTCCAGACGAGCTTCAGGATTCGTTGAGACTCCTGAAGCCAGAAGGCAACCTGCTCAAGGACAGGTACAGGAGCATGTTGGTTCGGGGCAAAATGGAGGCTCGGAGAAAGATTCCCTACAAGAGgctggccaagaccaagatcaCAGAGAAGTGGACGTACAAGGACTTCCAGCTCCCAGCCTAA